The Myxococcales bacterium genome has a segment encoding these proteins:
- a CDS encoding adenylyltransferase/cytidyltransferase family protein: MNGQPIIGLEQLAASANRKRSQGKTIALCHGAFDLLHMGHIRHLQRARRQADLLYVTVTADRFVNKGPDRPVFGEDLRAEALAALACVDGVAIYEGSTGVDVIKAIKPDVYVEGLNPASLETGGVSIKKPEYSAVESLGGRVYFTEEITFSSSSLLNEHFDVFPEAVRKYLREFRQRYSDRLIIATLRSLRGLKILVVGDAIIDEYHYTTPLGRPGKGGGLAVSFESAEQFAGGAIAVANHLGEFCDDVTLATGIGQGDGSEHFIRSHLVKTVEPVFFRSAESTTLIKRRFVSADFDRLFEIYLREGEDYDPEVGAAANRWLGLQLSQFDIVVVPDFGNGFISENMVETLCEQARFLAVNTQINSGNRGFHVINRYRRADLVSLNEPELRLAAHDRVNSVDHLAEIIGERVDAKAVAVTMGTAGMRIFDRQTGEHVHVPALSTKVVDRIGAGDAFLALASLCVGAGLPVDLSGFVGSTAAAIDVQIVCNRDPVTSSGLYRYITTLLK; the protein is encoded by the coding sequence ATGAACGGCCAGCCGATCATCGGTCTCGAACAACTCGCCGCCTCAGCGAATCGAAAACGTTCGCAAGGCAAGACCATCGCGTTGTGTCACGGCGCCTTCGATCTCCTCCACATGGGACACATTCGACATCTCCAGCGCGCCCGGCGTCAAGCGGACTTGCTCTATGTAACGGTGACGGCCGACCGCTTCGTCAACAAGGGACCCGATCGTCCCGTGTTCGGCGAGGACTTGCGGGCCGAGGCTCTCGCGGCGCTGGCCTGCGTTGATGGTGTCGCAATATATGAGGGTTCGACGGGTGTCGATGTCATCAAGGCGATCAAGCCGGACGTATACGTAGAGGGACTCAACCCCGCATCACTCGAAACAGGAGGGGTGTCGATCAAAAAGCCCGAGTACTCTGCGGTCGAGTCACTCGGGGGACGTGTCTACTTCACAGAAGAGATCACCTTCAGTTCCTCGAGCCTGCTCAACGAACACTTCGACGTTTTTCCGGAGGCCGTCCGAAAGTACCTGCGAGAATTTAGACAGCGCTATTCCGATCGCCTCATCATCGCGACCCTGCGCTCTCTGCGTGGGCTCAAGATCCTGGTCGTCGGAGATGCGATCATCGATGAGTATCACTACACCACACCGCTGGGGCGACCGGGCAAGGGCGGGGGATTGGCGGTTTCGTTCGAATCCGCCGAACAGTTTGCTGGGGGCGCGATCGCAGTTGCAAACCATCTCGGAGAATTCTGTGACGACGTCACTCTCGCGACCGGAATCGGGCAGGGAGATGGCAGCGAGCATTTCATTCGTTCGCACCTGGTCAAGACCGTAGAGCCTGTCTTCTTTCGTTCCGCAGAGTCGACGACGCTGATCAAGCGACGCTTCGTCTCCGCAGACTTCGATCGGTTGTTCGAAATCTATCTGCGCGAGGGTGAAGACTACGACCCCGAAGTGGGCGCCGCTGCCAATCGCTGGCTCGGGTTGCAACTATCGCAGTTCGATATCGTGGTGGTTCCGGATTTTGGCAACGGATTCATCTCGGAGAACATGGTCGAGACTCTGTGCGAGCAGGCGCGCTTTCTTGCGGTCAATACCCAGATCAACAGCGGCAATCGCGGCTTTCACGTGATCAACCGCTACCGACGGGCCGACCTGGTTTCGCTCAACGAACCGGAGTTGCGCCTGGCGGCGCACGACCGGGTCAACTCCGTCGATCACCTGGCCGAGATCATCGGAGAACGTGTCGACGCCAAAGCGGTCGCGGTCACGATGGGAACCGCGGGCATGCGAATTTTCGACCGGCAAACGGGTGAACACGTCCACGTTCCGGCGCTTTCAACCAAGGTGGTGGATCGGATCGGTGCTGGGGATGCGTTCTTGGCCCTGGCGTCCCTGTGCGTGGGCGCTGGTCTCCCGGTCGATCTGTCGGGGTTCGTCGGCAGCACCGCAGCTGCGATCGACGTTCAAATTGTTTGCAACAGAGATCCGGTGACGAGCTCGGGCCTGTATCGATACATCACCACGTTGCTCAAGTAA
- a CDS encoding iron-containing alcohol dehydrogenase produces the protein MNRQGSTFPFLLEMVDLETLDFEDFLTRSGLTPARIRIITGKKFSRRIGNDFAGRIRSLPVEVIHSAENSLSFHERICRSSPLQRSVTLVVGIGGGAVLDFAKYHASSLEQPYFAIPTVISNDGIASPIAILADDRGHARSYSTTPPIGIVIDPTILVEAPLWALTNGLGDVLSNHSAVMDWDLAVRRGRAEPSALARIMSRSAVQSILAPAPSMRDLAFLERYINAIVLSGLAMYISGNSRPCSGAEHLIAHVISRDRPASFGHGFLVGSIAPYIVWLHQRSDRTLLPLARSVGFELDFLKLAGKRQSFGALIDAARTIRGPRFTILDQLSTTQLEAEYRSYLRALKAPAESTRPSFADVAYQ, from the coding sequence GTGAATCGCCAGGGATCTACATTTCCGTTCTTGTTGGAGATGGTCGATCTCGAGACATTGGATTTCGAAGATTTCCTGACGCGCAGCGGTCTTACGCCAGCACGAATCAGGATCATCACGGGCAAGAAATTCTCGCGACGCATCGGCAATGACTTCGCAGGGCGCATTCGCAGTCTGCCGGTGGAAGTCATTCACTCCGCTGAAAACTCTCTGTCGTTTCACGAGCGCATCTGCAGGAGTTCGCCGCTGCAGCGAAGCGTTACCCTGGTCGTTGGAATCGGTGGGGGCGCAGTGCTCGATTTTGCCAAGTACCACGCGTCCAGTCTCGAACAGCCCTATTTCGCCATTCCCACAGTGATCTCAAACGACGGGATCGCCTCACCCATAGCGATTCTTGCCGACGACCGCGGTCACGCCAGGAGCTACTCCACGACCCCTCCCATCGGGATCGTGATCGACCCGACGATCCTCGTAGAGGCGCCGCTCTGGGCACTCACCAACGGTCTCGGTGACGTGCTCTCGAACCATTCGGCGGTGATGGACTGGGATCTGGCGGTTCGCCGGGGGCGGGCCGAACCTAGTGCCCTGGCGAGGATCATGTCCCGAAGCGCGGTTCAGAGCATATTGGCCCCGGCACCTTCCATGCGGGATCTGGCGTTTCTCGAGCGCTACATCAATGCCATCGTGCTCTCGGGGCTCGCGATGTACATCAGCGGGAATAGCCGGCCCTGCAGTGGTGCCGAGCATCTGATTGCACACGTGATCAGCCGCGATCGCCCGGCGAGCTTTGGCCATGGCTTTCTCGTCGGATCGATTGCGCCCTACATCGTCTGGCTGCACCAGCGATCGGATCGAACCCTGCTCCCGCTTGCACGATCGGTCGGATTCGAACTCGACTTCCTCAAACTAGCGGGGAAGCGACAGTCTTTTGGGGCGTTGATCGACGCGGCTCGAACGATTCGCGGTCCGCGTTTTACCATTCTCGATCAGCTGAGCACCACCCAGCTCGAAGCGGAGTACCGCAGCTATCTTCGCGCGTTGAAGGCTCCGGCGGAGTCGACTCGGCCCTCGTTCGCAGATGTTGCGTATCAATAG
- the selB gene encoding selenocysteine-specific translation elongation factor: MGRADEERDPSQPASLVLGTAGHIDHGKTSLVRALTGVDTDRLPEEKARGITIELGFALLELDHGLKVAVVDVPGHEKLVRTMVSGAAGIDLVLLVVAADEGVMPQTREHVAICDLLAIKSGVVALTKSDLADEEVIELASEEVRDLLAPTALARAPIVPVSSETGAGLDELRSTLASLIRSTPPRTPRVGPSRLSVDRAFAMKGFGTVVTGTLQGGSFHTGDTMEIHPKGTKARIRGLQSHGQARDSVGPGARCAVNLQNIEVSELSRGDMIAKSGAIISTQTADVQIGWLSSAPETEGTLSIEFLSGTAERRARLSPIGCEGFAPGENAFARLHIDGDPVPLVLGDRFIARGFARSEGTGGTLGGGVILDVAPPHRRRSDPNLARELEIFAEGNTDAGIRERILRTGMTGAVEPELAVEMGLSPSDLSDRLAKLEADGTLVRAGGKRWIGSEIIARMEQRLIEVLEAYHRAEPLRPGMSRGTLRGQLPENVRPEAAELALNRLEERAEICIGGEFAWRRGYTPTLDAEAEVAIAKIREDSKSAGLEPVSVKDWSVRLAISQDLFRDLVAFLERNEEIVRAPGDLFFDRSAIDALKERVVQYLTEHQEIDTKTYKEVIGTSRRTAMPLMELLDDLHVTRRMGDVRVLRGS, from the coding sequence TTGGGCCGCGCTGACGAGGAGCGCGATCCATCGCAGCCTGCGTCGCTGGTGCTCGGGACTGCAGGCCACATTGATCATGGCAAGACCAGCCTGGTTCGCGCACTCACCGGTGTGGACACCGACCGACTTCCCGAAGAAAAAGCGCGCGGGATCACCATCGAACTCGGCTTCGCGCTCCTCGAGCTCGACCACGGACTCAAGGTCGCTGTCGTGGACGTCCCGGGCCATGAGAAGCTCGTACGCACCATGGTGTCGGGCGCGGCCGGCATCGACCTCGTCTTGCTGGTGGTGGCCGCCGACGAGGGCGTAATGCCCCAGACCCGGGAACACGTGGCGATTTGTGATCTGCTCGCGATCAAAAGCGGCGTCGTTGCCCTCACCAAGAGCGATCTCGCCGATGAAGAAGTGATCGAACTCGCGAGCGAAGAGGTGCGGGACCTGCTCGCTCCGACGGCACTTGCCCGAGCACCCATCGTCCCCGTCTCTTCTGAAACAGGCGCCGGACTCGACGAATTGCGCAGCACCCTCGCATCATTGATTCGCAGCACACCTCCCCGCACCCCCCGCGTGGGGCCGAGCCGCCTTTCGGTCGACCGCGCATTCGCGATGAAGGGTTTCGGAACCGTGGTCACGGGAACCTTGCAGGGTGGCTCCTTCCACACCGGCGATACGATGGAGATTCATCCAAAGGGAACCAAGGCGCGCATTCGAGGCTTGCAGAGCCACGGTCAAGCGCGAGACAGCGTAGGGCCGGGTGCGCGTTGCGCGGTGAACCTCCAGAACATCGAAGTTTCGGAGCTGTCCCGGGGCGACATGATCGCCAAGTCCGGCGCGATCATCTCCACCCAGACTGCAGACGTTCAAATCGGTTGGCTCTCGAGTGCGCCCGAAACAGAAGGAACGCTGTCGATCGAATTTCTCTCGGGTACCGCTGAGCGCCGGGCACGGTTGTCACCCATCGGCTGCGAGGGCTTTGCGCCGGGAGAGAATGCGTTCGCCCGCCTCCACATCGACGGCGATCCGGTACCCCTGGTGCTGGGAGATCGCTTCATCGCCCGGGGTTTTGCACGTAGCGAAGGAACCGGAGGAACCCTGGGCGGAGGCGTAATACTCGATGTCGCACCACCCCATCGCCGACGCAGCGATCCGAATCTCGCGCGCGAGCTCGAGATTTTCGCCGAAGGGAACACCGATGCGGGGATCCGCGAGCGTATTTTGCGAACAGGAATGACCGGAGCGGTCGAGCCCGAGCTGGCCGTCGAAATGGGGTTGTCCCCGAGTGATCTCAGCGATCGCCTCGCGAAGCTCGAAGCCGATGGCACCCTCGTACGTGCGGGAGGAAAGCGCTGGATCGGAAGCGAGATCATCGCGCGCATGGAGCAGCGGTTGATCGAGGTACTCGAGGCCTACCATCGAGCGGAACCCCTGCGCCCGGGCATGAGCCGCGGAACCCTGCGCGGACAGTTGCCCGAAAACGTGCGGCCGGAAGCGGCAGAGCTAGCCCTCAATCGACTCGAGGAACGCGCCGAGATCTGTATCGGTGGAGAGTTTGCCTGGCGGCGGGGCTACACCCCGACCCTCGATGCGGAGGCCGAGGTTGCCATCGCAAAGATTCGCGAAGACTCAAAGAGCGCGGGCCTCGAACCCGTCTCGGTAAAGGATTGGTCGGTGCGATTGGCAATTAGCCAAGATCTCTTTCGGGACCTCGTCGCATTCCTCGAGCGGAACGAAGAAATCGTACGTGCGCCCGGCGACTTGTTCTTCGATCGGAGCGCAATCGACGCGCTAAAGGAAAGGGTCGTCCAATACCTCACCGAGCATCAAGAGATCGACACCAAAACCTACAAGGAAGTCATCGGCACCAGTCGGCGGACCGCGATGCCGCTGATGGAACTACTCGACGACCTTCACGTCACCCGGCGCATGGGCGACGTGCGGGTGCTTCGCGGCAGCTGA
- the serS gene encoding serine--tRNA ligase — MLDPKTLTERRDEIAESCRKRGLVVDLDAILAAQHDYNALLTQLGETNRLRNEHQKSGKRKLDPAEREAHNAAGRGFKEQVSEIEDRLRDSEADLIVAMRELPNFVHPESPVGGEDKFRQISTSGEIPKFDFEPKDHLQLCDELDLVDFESAATVAGSKWYYLKNEACLLELALQRFALDIVMDEGFTPITTPDVARPDIIEALGFSPRGEESQIYSIEGHDLCLIGTAEITIGGMYADTIFDEADLPLKVAGVSHCFRTEAGAAGRESKGLYRVHQFSKTEMFVFTTPEDSEAQHQELLRIEQRIFDALEIPYRVIEIATGDLGAPAYRKFDLEAWMPGRGDGGDWGEITSTSNCTDFQSRRLKIRFRRQGAKKNEMVHTLNGTAISNARAILALLEIHQRSDGSVAIPKVLRPYMGRDSIGPR, encoded by the coding sequence ATGTTGGATCCAAAAACCCTGACGGAGCGCCGCGACGAGATCGCGGAGAGCTGTCGCAAACGCGGACTGGTCGTCGATCTCGACGCGATCCTCGCCGCCCAGCATGACTACAATGCCCTGCTGACCCAGTTGGGCGAGACGAATCGCCTACGCAACGAGCACCAGAAGTCCGGCAAACGCAAGCTGGATCCCGCAGAGCGAGAGGCCCACAATGCCGCCGGGCGCGGCTTCAAGGAACAGGTTTCGGAGATCGAAGATCGATTGCGTGATTCTGAGGCCGACTTGATCGTGGCGATGCGCGAGTTGCCCAACTTCGTGCATCCTGAAAGTCCGGTGGGGGGTGAAGACAAGTTTCGCCAGATCAGTACCTCCGGTGAAATTCCAAAGTTCGACTTCGAACCCAAGGACCATCTTCAATTGTGCGACGAACTGGATCTGGTCGATTTTGAAAGTGCGGCCACCGTCGCGGGTTCGAAGTGGTACTACCTCAAAAACGAAGCTTGCCTGCTCGAACTGGCGCTGCAGAGATTCGCGCTCGACATCGTCATGGACGAGGGCTTCACCCCGATCACGACCCCGGACGTCGCACGACCCGATATCATCGAAGCGCTCGGCTTCAGTCCACGCGGCGAGGAGAGCCAGATCTATTCGATCGAAGGGCACGACCTGTGCCTGATCGGGACCGCGGAGATCACCATCGGGGGAATGTACGCGGACACGATCTTCGATGAAGCCGATCTCCCGCTGAAGGTTGCGGGGGTCTCCCATTGTTTCCGCACCGAGGCGGGTGCCGCGGGTAGAGAGAGCAAGGGGCTGTACCGGGTTCATCAGTTTTCAAAAACCGAGATGTTCGTATTCACGACCCCCGAAGATTCCGAAGCCCAACATCAAGAGTTGTTGCGGATCGAACAACGCATCTTCGATGCTCTCGAGATCCCGTACCGAGTGATCGAAATCGCAACGGGCGATCTCGGCGCCCCGGCCTATCGCAAGTTCGACCTCGAGGCCTGGATGCCCGGCCGCGGGGATGGTGGCGACTGGGGAGAGATCACGAGCACCTCGAACTGCACAGACTTTCAGTCGCGCAGACTCAAGATTCGCTTCCGACGACAGGGCGCCAAAAAGAACGAGATGGTCCACACCCTGAACGGGACGGCAATCTCGAATGCCCGGGCGATCCTCGCCCTGCTCGAAATTCATCAGCGCTCGGACGGCAGCGTTGCAATCCCCAAGGTTCTGCGACCCTACATGGGGCGAGATTCCATTGGGCCGCGCTGA
- a CDS encoding adenylyltransferase/cytidyltransferase family protein: MGTTVYVIGVFDLFHRGHLEFLEASRSLGDRLVVAINGDEMVSTYKRRPVNDETDRLAIVSALRCVDRAFVIEEYDNRQELIRHGVDIIVHGNDWQPDSYMNQIKVDSDFLERHRIRLQFIPYYPGVSTSSIIRAIQESP; this comes from the coding sequence GTGGGCACGACGGTCTACGTCATCGGGGTCTTCGACCTCTTTCATCGAGGTCACCTCGAATTTCTCGAAGCCTCTCGATCCCTGGGAGATCGCCTCGTCGTAGCCATCAACGGCGACGAGATGGTCAGCACCTACAAACGAAGGCCGGTGAATGACGAGACGGACCGACTCGCGATCGTGAGCGCACTGCGCTGCGTCGATCGCGCATTCGTGATCGAAGAGTACGACAACCGGCAGGAGCTCATTCGCCACGGAGTCGACATCATCGTCCATGGCAACGATTGGCAGCCCGACTCATACATGAATCAGATCAAGGTAGATTCGGACTTTCTCGAACGACATCGCATTCGATTGCAATTCATTCCCTACTACCCCGGCGTGAGCACGAGTTCGATCATTCGAGCGATTCAGGAGTCCCCGTGA
- a CDS encoding radical SAM protein, which translates to MGLKYTKMKAFHYKDKIDSLPLETGEIRAPIHVRIKPTNVCAHSCWYCAYKVDNLQLGQDMVTRDSIPLEKILEIIDDLDEMGVRAVTFSGGGDPFHYKYLLDAAKALAASKMSFASLTNGARLNGDIAAIFSESATWLRISIDGWDAKSYSEYRGVKETEFGKVVGNMEAFQKLGGKCVLGVSYIIDKKNAAHIFDFTRRMRDIGVRSVKMSPCITSNSGAESNRYHAEFYDAAKVEIARAQSELASDSFEINDAYHFLDNKFEKDYTWCPYLQMLMVIGADLNVYACQDKAYNLDNGCLGSIKDQRFRDFWFDNKERFFKINPSIHCNNHCVANPKNRLILDYLEADQDNLGFV; encoded by the coding sequence GCCGACCAACGTTTGCGCACATTCGTGCTGGTACTGCGCTTACAAGGTCGACAACCTGCAGTTGGGCCAGGACATGGTGACGCGAGACAGCATCCCGCTCGAAAAGATCCTGGAGATCATCGACGATCTCGACGAGATGGGGGTTCGTGCTGTCACGTTCAGCGGCGGAGGCGACCCCTTCCACTACAAATATCTGCTGGACGCCGCGAAGGCATTGGCGGCGAGCAAAATGAGCTTCGCTTCCCTTACCAATGGGGCGAGGCTGAACGGTGACATCGCCGCAATCTTCTCTGAGTCCGCGACCTGGTTGCGAATCTCGATCGATGGATGGGACGCCAAGAGTTACTCCGAGTATCGAGGCGTCAAGGAAACCGAATTCGGCAAGGTCGTGGGCAACATGGAGGCGTTTCAGAAACTGGGGGGCAAGTGCGTGCTGGGCGTCAGCTACATCATCGACAAGAAGAACGCCGCTCACATCTTTGACTTCACCCGACGCATGCGCGATATCGGCGTGAGGAGCGTCAAGATGTCACCCTGCATCACGAGCAACAGTGGCGCGGAGTCGAACCGCTATCACGCCGAGTTCTACGATGCCGCCAAGGTCGAGATCGCCAGGGCGCAGTCCGAACTCGCGAGCGATTCATTCGAGATCAACGACGCGTATCACTTTCTCGATAACAAATTCGAGAAGGACTACACCTGGTGTCCGTATCTGCAGATGCTGATGGTGATCGGGGCGGATCTGAACGTCTACGCTTGTCAGGACAAAGCCTACAACCTCGACAACGGATGCCTCGGATCGATCAAGGATCAGCGCTTTCGCGATTTCTGGTTCGACAACAAGGAGCGTTTCTTCAAAATCAATCCTTCGATCCACTGCAACAACCATTGCGTGGCCAACCCAAAGAACCGCCTGATTCTCGATTATCTGGAAGCAGATCAAGATAATCTGGGCTTTGTCTGA
- a CDS encoding aspartate aminotransferase family protein: MAEQISKAELEQLARRHLWPCFTPLSETDNLPLIVRGEGCYVFDDDGKRYLDGLAGLFLTNVGHGRTELADAAFEQANKLHFFPLWTFMHPAAIQLAAKLASLAPGDLNRVFFGSGGGDAVETAWKLIKQYFRVKGQPDRYKVIARNIAYHGTTLGALSITGVPEIRDPYKPLVPGTFHARNTHAYLEKEQGEELAEACANDIERIILQEGPETVAAVFLEPIQNAGGCLVPPPTYFQRVREICDRYGVLLVSDETICAFGRLGHMFACNRYDYQPDIITCAKGLTSGYAPLGATIVSDRLAEPFVDSNETFMHGITYGGHPVSCAVALANIELIERDDLTGWVLQYEDEFRRELETLYDLKFVGDIRGAGYFYGIELVKDSATQQHFSDAECKRLLGEILSPRTFELGLICRTEDKAEPVIQLAPPLVAGPEEFKEIVRILRQAITEAQEIMG; the protein is encoded by the coding sequence ATGGCAGAGCAGATTTCCAAAGCAGAACTCGAACAACTTGCGCGCAGGCACCTGTGGCCGTGCTTTACACCCCTCAGCGAGACGGACAACCTCCCGCTCATCGTGCGTGGAGAGGGCTGCTATGTCTTCGACGACGACGGCAAGCGATACCTCGACGGCCTGGCCGGTCTCTTTCTGACAAACGTCGGACACGGCCGCACGGAACTCGCCGACGCCGCTTTCGAGCAGGCGAACAAGCTTCATTTCTTTCCGCTCTGGACCTTCATGCATCCCGCAGCCATTCAGCTGGCGGCGAAGCTCGCATCCCTGGCTCCCGGCGATCTCAATCGCGTCTTCTTTGGCAGCGGCGGTGGCGATGCGGTCGAAACCGCGTGGAAGCTCATCAAACAGTACTTCCGCGTGAAGGGCCAACCCGACCGCTACAAGGTCATCGCCCGCAACATCGCCTACCACGGAACAACCCTCGGCGCGCTCTCCATCACTGGTGTTCCCGAGATCCGCGATCCCTACAAGCCGCTGGTTCCCGGCACCTTCCACGCCCGCAACACCCATGCGTACCTGGAAAAGGAACAAGGCGAGGAGTTGGCCGAAGCCTGTGCCAACGACATCGAGCGCATCATCTTGCAGGAAGGACCGGAAACCGTCGCGGCCGTTTTTCTCGAGCCGATCCAGAACGCGGGCGGTTGCTTGGTGCCCCCGCCCACGTATTTCCAGCGCGTGCGGGAGATCTGCGACCGCTATGGCGTATTGCTCGTATCCGACGAGACCATCTGCGCCTTCGGTCGACTCGGTCACATGTTCGCCTGCAACCGCTACGACTATCAGCCGGACATCATCACCTGTGCCAAGGGCTTGACGTCGGGATACGCACCGCTCGGCGCCACGATCGTGAGTGATCGTCTCGCCGAGCCGTTCGTGGATTCGAACGAAACCTTCATGCACGGAATTACTTACGGAGGCCATCCCGTCAGCTGCGCGGTCGCGCTGGCGAACATCGAATTGATAGAACGCGATGACCTGACCGGCTGGGTGCTTCAGTACGAGGACGAGTTCCGGCGCGAACTCGAGACGCTCTACGACCTGAAGTTCGTCGGTGACATCCGCGGCGCTGGCTACTTCTACGGCATCGAACTCGTCAAGGATTCCGCAACGCAGCAACACTTCTCGGATGCGGAGTGCAAGCGGCTGCTCGGCGAGATCCTCTCGCCCCGGACCTTCGAGTTGGGTCTGATCTGCCGAACCGAGGACAAGGCCGAGCCCGTCATTCAGCTCGCCCCTCCCCTGGTTGCGGGCCCCGAAGAGTTCAAAGAGATTGTGCGCATCCTCCGCCAGGCCATCACGGAAGCGCAGGAGATCATGGGCTAA
- a CDS encoding CDP-alcohol phosphatidyltransferase family protein, producing MTLTARYWDFYDRYVVCVRRDPEYPINRYYAHLVDPFFTKWAYDLKLSPNAVTTLALISGVATGLCLLTGANLSAAILLQLHHFLDGADGNLARLTDRCTPGGARYDQISDRLVRVVVFSSVAWMADVAWGWRIAFLGVLILDHLVVQNYIVPLMARVELDRARWKAWFLERGIIPGFDHFTLFFLISVCAALGRLDALIYVGTTLKLLDLGYRLWECAKSQPIFSDLDEIEGVAKQVDFWTVAFDYWFSLRIVSYLRHRRVSPDQITFASFGSAIAGAGVIAGFPGQWPAMIAAALLFQLSYIFDCADGQLARIRSQYSRHGWRLDLYSDRLTETIILVSVTYSLAAQTASPTAAYWLLGMSVLGATTLLQYSRVHELLHAATFASQPAGRLADESENRQFVVLRRAILRFENVRRKHRLGFMNVGNFYFLNFVFLVAGRADLFLWSVLVIAIAATAFHVGHSAIKQADTEAGLQRVVMDGKKAVLFGAGEGAAQFVAGFRKREIEIAYVCDNNSDRWGTRFHGAAIVDPKMIADDVEGVVVFIASEWASEIHTQLTGYGLPADRIVSLY from the coding sequence ATGACTTTGACGGCGCGCTATTGGGATTTCTACGATCGCTACGTGGTGTGCGTCCGGCGCGATCCCGAGTACCCGATCAATCGCTATTACGCGCATCTCGTCGACCCCTTCTTTACCAAATGGGCCTACGACCTCAAGCTATCCCCAAACGCGGTGACGACCCTGGCGCTGATCTCCGGCGTCGCCACTGGACTGTGTCTGCTCACAGGGGCAAACCTGAGCGCAGCGATCTTGCTGCAACTCCACCACTTTCTCGATGGTGCCGACGGAAACCTGGCCCGCCTGACCGATCGCTGTACTCCCGGCGGCGCTCGATACGACCAGATCAGTGACCGGCTCGTGCGCGTTGTCGTGTTCTCGTCGGTTGCATGGATGGCCGATGTCGCGTGGGGTTGGCGCATTGCCTTTCTAGGAGTATTGATTCTCGATCACCTGGTGGTGCAGAACTACATTGTCCCGCTGATGGCGCGGGTGGAACTCGACCGGGCGCGCTGGAAGGCCTGGTTTCTGGAACGCGGGATCATTCCGGGTTTCGATCACTTCACACTCTTCTTTCTCATCAGCGTGTGTGCGGCCTTGGGACGACTCGACGCGCTCATCTACGTCGGAACCACACTCAAGCTGCTCGACCTCGGCTATCGCCTCTGGGAATGTGCAAAGTCTCAACCGATCTTTTCGGACCTGGACGAGATCGAGGGCGTGGCAAAGCAAGTCGACTTCTGGACAGTGGCTTTCGATTACTGGTTCTCGCTGCGCATCGTTTCGTACTTACGACACCGACGCGTGAGTCCAGACCAGATCACGTTCGCCTCGTTTGGTAGCGCGATTGCGGGCGCAGGCGTGATCGCTGGATTTCCAGGACAGTGGCCAGCGATGATCGCCGCAGCCCTGTTGTTCCAACTGTCGTACATCTTCGACTGCGCCGATGGGCAACTGGCTCGTATCCGCAGCCAGTATTCTCGCCACGGTTGGCGCCTCGATCTATACAGCGACCGATTGACCGAAACCATCATCCTCGTCAGTGTCACTTATTCACTGGCTGCACAGACGGCATCACCCACGGCTGCGTACTGGTTGCTCGGAATGAGTGTGCTCGGCGCAACCACGCTCTTGCAATACAGCCGTGTCCACGAACTGCTCCACGCCGCGACGTTTGCATCCCAACCCGCCGGGCGATTGGCGGATGAAAGCGAGAACCGACAGTTCGTCGTCCTGCGCCGTGCGATCCTTCGCTTCGAAAACGTGCGCCGAAAACACCGACTGGGGTTCATGAATGTCGGAAACTTCTATTTTTTGAACTTCGTCTTTCTCGTAGCGGGTCGAGCGGATCTGTTTCTCTGGTCCGTGCTCGTGATCGCGATCGCCGCGACGGCCTTCCACGTCGGCCACAGTGCGATCAAGCAAGCGGACACCGAAGCAGGGCTGCAGCGCGTCGTCATGGACGGCAAGAAGGCGGTCTTGTTTGGCGCCGGAGAGGGTGCGGCTCAATTCGTGGCCGGGTTTCGCAAGCGCGAAATCGAGATCGCTTATGTTTGCGACAACAACTCGGATCGCTGGGGCACGAGGTTCCACGGCGCTGCGATCGTCGACCCGAAGATGATCGCGGACGACGTCGAAGGCGTTGTCGTGTTCATCGCCTCGGAGTGGGCTTCAGAAATTCATACGCAGCTCACAGGATACGGTCTGCCGGCCGATCGCATCGTGTCGCTCTATTGA